DNA from uncultured Campylobacter sp.:
GATGCTGCGGGCTAAATTTGCGGGCGAGCGACAAGCTGAAAGCGAGATTTGGTTTAGTAGATTTGACCCCGCTGCCACGATTACTCCAAGGACGGCGCTAGTGATCGGCGGCGGAGTGGCGGGCTGCGTTTGCGCGTTTAAGTTGCGCGAGCGCGGCCTAGACGTCACGATCGCCGAAAAGCGCGGCGACATCGCGCTAAACGGCTCTGGAAATCACTGCGGGATTTTGATGCCGCTTATCACGAAACCAACCGTAAATTTAGGCCGCATGCATATGAACGCGTTTTTGCAGGCGGCGCGCTTTTACGGCCGAAATCTCAGTGCTGATGAGATAGAGTTTTGCGGCGCGACGGACTACGCGTACGAGCAAAAGACGCTGGAGCGCTTTTACGAGTGGCGCGAATTTGACGCGGACAACGGCGTTTTTGAGCTAAAATTTGAGGGCGAGCCTTATGCTAGCGCGTTTATCTTTAATGGCGCAAAAGCTCGCCCTAGAAAAATGTGCAAGGCGGCAAGCGCGGGCATAAAAACGCTTTTAAACTGCGAATTTACGGGCTTTGAGACGCTTGAGAGCGGCGCGGTTAGGGCGCACTTTAAGGACGGACGAAGCATCGACGCCGACGTACTCGTGCTTGCTATCGGTAGCGAGAGTATGGAGCTCTTTGCAAACTACGACATCAGGCTCAGCTCCGTGCGCGGCCAGGTCACGCATATCGCGCCCGCCGTTTTGACGTCTGCGCCTTTTAGCGCAAAAGGCTACGTTTGCCCGCCTACCCAAGGCGTGCAGGTGATCGGCGCGACATACGATAGAAATCTTTTTTTAGACGAGCCGCGCTCTAGCGACGACGAGAAAAATCTGGCCGACGTCGCCGAGTTTTTGGACGGTAAATTTACTAAAAGCGAGCGGGTAAATTTAGACGGGCGGGATTTAAATTTGACTACCGGCCTAGACGGCGATGCCAAAAATCCAAATAGTATCAAAGCGTGCAAGAGCGATATAAATTTGAGTAAAAGCGCGGATTTGCGCGCCAAAAACGCGGGCGATCCCACACAGGCACAAGATGCGTCAAATTTGACCGTGCCTGAAAACAACTCAAACACCGCGACTAATATACCGCAAAACATCCGAATAATCGGCTCAAAAGTCGGCTACCGCAGCTATAGCGGTGACCGCTTTGCGCTCATCGGGCGACTTTACGACGAGGATTTTTACAAAGACAGTTACAAATCGCTGCTTTGGACGAAAGGTAAGCCCAATCCGCATCCAAAATACGTGCCAAACATTTACGTAAGCACCGCTCACGGCTCGCGCGGGCTTTGTACGGCCGTGCTTGGTGCGGAGGTTATCTGCGATCTTATTTTTGACCGTCCGCTTTGCATCGAAAAATCGCTTTTCGACGAGCTGCATTTGGCGAGATTTCTTATTAGAAAGCTTAAAAAAGGGTTGAAATAAACCGTTTTTGCGAATCAAGATTTTAATTTAGATTATTGCCTCGGTCGCTTATAAATTTGATGTTACGGTAACTTAAATTTAGCAAATAACCTTGCTTTGCAAAACGGCGCGTAAAATTAAGCGCAATCAAAAAGAGCTTGGCAAGAGCGCGCGCAAACGGCCTTCTTGTGGGCTGCGCTAAATTTAGCGGCTAAAGCTTAATGACTAAAAGCCAAGGCTAAAGGTATATCCGCAAAACGGAAAAATACGCCCCTAAACTTGACTTTAGCCCCCTCAATATAAATCAAAAACCGACAAAGCCTGACTGCGTGATTTGACGAGAGATTTTTAAGTAGCTCAAACCGCGCTAGCTTTTGCCAAGACTTGGCGGATTAAATTTAAGACAAAAACGAGAGAGGCGGATAAAACTATCTTTTGAGTCGGCGAATTTTGTTTTATTTCGTAAATTTTATAGAGATAAAATCCAAAAATGCCGTTATTTGGGATTTTAAACCAAGATTAGGTCAAGCTAGTCGCTACAAGACTTTAAGAATTTTACGTTAAGTCAAACCGACGTAGCTTGTGGACGGCAGGATAAATTTAATATAAAGCGATTTTACGCCGTCTTTAGTTTATGCGGCGAACCTGCGTTAAATTTGCTCTGGGCTGGGCGCTCGGTAAACCCGGTATAAATTTGTCCAAGCGCCTAAATTTAAGTTTAAAATAAGATAAAGGCGGATTATCGCAGCCGCATGCCAATTAAATCCGCCTAGCTCGTCTAAATGCTTGACGTAGGGTAGGTGCCTGGGATCAAAATATCGCTTGTTACATCCTTGATGTCTCTATGTCCGGCAAAAGCCATCGTCGTATCCATCTCGTCGTATAAAATTTGCAGCGCTCGCGTAACGCCTTCCTCGCCGTATGCGCCAAGCCCGTAAACGGGCGCTCGTCCGAGCATCACGCCTTTTGCGCCCATAGCCCACGCTTTTAGCATATCTTGACCGGTGTAAAATCCGCTATCTATCCACACCTCGGTTTTGTCGCCGACGGCTGCGACGATATCGGGTAGCGCCTTGATCGAGGAGAGAGTGCCGTCCATCTGACGTCCGCCGTGGTTTGATACTATGATGGCGTCTGCGCCGTGCTTGACGGCTAACTGCGCGTCTTCGGGCAACATAATGCCTTTTAAAATTATCTTACCGCCCCAGAGATTTTTGATCTCCTCAATATCGCTCCACTGTAAGCTCGGATCAAACTGCTCTTTAGTCCATGAGCTTAGCGAGCTTAGATCGCTTACGTTTTTTGCGTGGCCGGCGATATTTCTAAACGTCCAGCGTCTGTTTTTTAGATACCTTAGTCCCCACGGGATTTTAGTGCTTAGATTTATGAGATTTGGTATCGTAAATTTAGGCGGTGTAGATAGGCCGTTTTTGATATCGCGGTGGCGATTTCCCAGCACTTGCAGATCGACCGTGACTACGAGAGCGGAGCAGTTTGCGGCTTTTGCTCTGCGGATTAGGTCTTTCATAAACTCCCTATCGCGCATAACGTAAAGCTGAAACCAAAACGGCTCGATTCCGGCCTCGACGAGGTCTTCGATCGAGCAGATCGACATAGTAGAGAGCGTAAAAGGTATGCCGAATTTTTGAGCGGCGCGTGCCATATGTATCTCGCCGTCTGCCCACATCATCCCCATAAACCCTACCGGCGCGGTCATAGCCGGAAATTTTACCTTTTTGCCTAGTAGCTCGGTCTCTAGGCTGCGATTTGCCATATCTACTAGGATTTTTTGTTTAAATTTTATCGGCTCAAAATCCGTGCGGTTTTCGCGGTACGTGGTCTGCGTCCAAGATCCCGTATCTACGTACTCATAAAACATTTTAGGCACGTTGCGGTAGCATACTTGCCTTAGGTCTTCGATGTTGGTCATCAAAGTTAAGTCTTTCATCTTTTATCCTTTGTGAGAAATTTAAATCGGAGTAATTATCTCTCATTGCCTCTTTTTAAGCGATAAAAGTTATCGTCTAATGTTTTAAATAAAGAAAATTTGAGCTTTAAATAGCGTTTTTCGGTAAAAAAATTATCGTTGTTTCGCTTGGTTACTATTTACGGCATCGTGTATACGCCACGGAGCGTAGGTATTTTTTGCTCTTATAGTGTGTAAAATAGAAACAAATTTTAGGTTTAAATTTGACTTTAATGAAATAATGCTTAAATAATTAAACTATATTTACATTATAATAAAGCAAATCAAATTTAAGATTTTAGAACTAAAATTAAGCCTGCTA
Protein-coding regions in this window:
- a CDS encoding alpha-hydroxy acid oxidase, encoding MKDLTLMTNIEDLRQVCYRNVPKMFYEYVDTGSWTQTTYRENRTDFEPIKFKQKILVDMANRSLETELLGKKVKFPAMTAPVGFMGMMWADGEIHMARAAQKFGIPFTLSTMSICSIEDLVEAGIEPFWFQLYVMRDREFMKDLIRRAKAANCSALVVTVDLQVLGNRHRDIKNGLSTPPKFTIPNLINLSTKIPWGLRYLKNRRWTFRNIAGHAKNVSDLSSLSSWTKEQFDPSLQWSDIEEIKNLWGGKIILKGIMLPEDAQLAVKHGADAIIVSNHGGRQMDGTLSSIKALPDIVAAVGDKTEVWIDSGFYTGQDMLKAWAMGAKGVMLGRAPVYGLGAYGEEGVTRALQILYDEMDTTMAFAGHRDIKDVTSDILIPGTYPTSSI
- the mnmC gene encoding bifunctional tRNA (5-methylaminomethyl-2-thiouridine)(34)-methyltransferase MnmD/FAD-dependent 5-carboxymethylaminomethyl-2-thiouridine(34) oxidoreductase MnmC, which gives rise to MKSARVVFRGAVPFSPEFDDIYFNADDPIGQSEYVFNSVFDEIWDKKSGFNVLETGFGAGLNFLCAFKRFKNSDKFLNFVSIEKMPIARDDLAKIYANFSELTDISDELLDAYPPLIRGFHRLNLAPNVTLTLCFGDVDAVLDELSFSADAVFMDGFAPAKNEAMWSERVCAKIANLCALGASVCTYSASGALKRALQNSGFEVNLLKGYGKKREMLRAKFAGERQAESEIWFSRFDPAATITPRTALVIGGGVAGCVCAFKLRERGLDVTIAEKRGDIALNGSGNHCGILMPLITKPTVNLGRMHMNAFLQAARFYGRNLSADEIEFCGATDYAYEQKTLERFYEWREFDADNGVFELKFEGEPYASAFIFNGAKARPRKMCKAASAGIKTLLNCEFTGFETLESGAVRAHFKDGRSIDADVLVLAIGSESMELFANYDIRLSSVRGQVTHIAPAVLTSAPFSAKGYVCPPTQGVQVIGATYDRNLFLDEPRSSDDEKNLADVAEFLDGKFTKSERVNLDGRDLNLTTGLDGDAKNPNSIKACKSDINLSKSADLRAKNAGDPTQAQDASNLTVPENNSNTATNIPQNIRIIGSKVGYRSYSGDRFALIGRLYDEDFYKDSYKSLLWTKGKPNPHPKYVPNIYVSTAHGSRGLCTAVLGAEVICDLIFDRPLCIEKSLFDELHLARFLIRKLKKGLK